From Pseudanabaena sp. PCC 6802, one genomic window encodes:
- a CDS encoding BON domain-containing protein, with amino-acid sequence MNEQLDALLSLLAELQDRRSRKTITVTPVPESSESGQEEGDRKADLALEAELIPNSGIDSDDAPPLQTSANLPNYLKQLAEEAGIDVAAIDVGGADISSAQQLSQSPSSDVPLRSQGDRVPAGDASQHLEQGLKQIPSSNTSDRVPPFVEIESQVDNLDEIADSMAYIQDLLFGYVPGVQANMSELLAQPDRLAIDAAAPAPKLASLKNTPNNFNSNRLDEQKSIEVLQSILVQPEVAVLRQSLAHLEQKVSHLEEQVNDPSAIDGLNQQLAILQDGLSDRSVAQSRQAASLARLEQKIASVEEQVNDPSAMDSLKQKLASVQDRVSDTSAMQNMQAEMEKLARQQGNLPSQIANLKQKLADLEQQLTSALEDRSTLKHRIAKIENLIDNPQELIELLLPVLNRLVSREVAIAGEELARALAPIIDRIIDCNIQVDKEPMSETLAPVLPGAIRQQILNSPGEFASAIAPELGPAITDQVKNNANSMIDALYPIIGSTIAKYIAEAIRNINEKVEHTLSFEGMFRKIRAKFQGISEAELLLKEAIGFQVQAVFLIHKVSGLVIAEAQPAQERALESDMIAGMLTAIRNFANDCIVTSDRTSELDAIDYGSFKILLEVAGSCYLAIVVEGEPPLKFIHKARRTLGKIVREYHGQIDRFEGDSATVPQPIAPTIAELIESHIQQKTKQSQGLWILLGLIFTLVIVPWGWWQYRQNVERRLAEQVSQALLATPELSVYQLSVRAEQERVTLQGRVPNSYLRSLAEQVTKTAVRDRSVDNQIIAVQIPADPTQTAAEIERAIATFNQREGTKIKATYAKGKVTVAGSVSDRLDAEQISQSLARIPGVEKVVTAVEATLPIVKAQIFFKLESAQLEPKEAGNIKQVSDFLKRHPAYHLRIIGGSDNIGSTETNQLLALERAQAVRAALIAQGVEQHRLQAVSRPTLSISEDKPRSTDRRVEFEVVQPGARNNLQ; translated from the coding sequence ATGAACGAGCAGTTGGATGCCTTGCTCAGTTTGCTGGCAGAACTGCAAGATCGGCGATCGCGCAAAACGATTACCGTTACGCCCGTTCCAGAAAGTTCTGAGTCCGGACAAGAAGAGGGCGATCGTAAGGCGGACTTAGCCCTAGAGGCTGAGTTGATACCCAATTCAGGTATCGATTCCGACGACGCACCGCCATTACAAACATCGGCTAATTTACCCAATTACCTGAAGCAACTGGCGGAAGAAGCAGGTATAGATGTTGCTGCTATTGACGTTGGCGGAGCAGACATAAGTTCTGCCCAGCAGTTAAGCCAAAGCCCGAGTTCAGATGTACCGTTGCGGAGTCAAGGAGATCGGGTTCCAGCAGGGGATGCCAGTCAGCATTTAGAACAGGGTTTAAAGCAAATACCAAGCTCGAATACAAGCGATCGCGTCCCCCCCTTTGTAGAGATAGAAAGCCAGGTGGACAACCTGGACGAAATCGCTGATTCTATGGCATATATCCAGGATTTGCTATTTGGCTATGTACCTGGGGTGCAAGCAAATATGTCAGAGCTATTAGCACAACCAGATCGATTGGCTATTGATGCAGCAGCACCCGCCCCTAAGCTAGCATCGCTAAAAAATACTCCAAATAATTTCAATAGCAACAGGCTCGACGAACAAAAATCAATTGAAGTACTGCAAAGTATTTTGGTGCAGCCTGAAGTTGCGGTTCTGCGTCAATCTTTAGCACACCTGGAACAAAAGGTCTCCCATCTAGAAGAGCAGGTCAACGATCCGAGCGCGATCGATGGGCTGAATCAACAGCTAGCAATACTACAAGATGGCTTAAGCGATCGCTCTGTCGCGCAGAGCAGGCAAGCGGCATCTCTAGCACGCTTAGAGCAGAAGATTGCAAGTGTAGAAGAGCAGGTCAACGATCCGTCTGCAATGGATAGCCTCAAGCAAAAGTTAGCGTCCGTGCAGGATCGAGTTAGCGATACGTCTGCCATGCAAAACATGCAGGCAGAAATGGAGAAACTGGCACGACAGCAGGGCAATTTACCCAGTCAAATTGCCAATCTCAAACAAAAACTCGCAGATCTAGAGCAACAGCTAACTTCAGCTCTTGAAGATCGCAGCACTCTCAAACACCGGATTGCAAAGATTGAGAATTTAATTGACAATCCCCAGGAATTAATCGAGTTGCTTTTGCCCGTACTGAATCGCCTGGTCAGTCGTGAAGTGGCGATCGCCGGTGAAGAACTCGCTAGGGCACTAGCTCCGATTATCGATCGCATTATCGACTGCAATATTCAAGTTGACAAAGAGCCGATGAGCGAGACGCTAGCACCAGTTTTACCTGGGGCAATTAGGCAACAAATTCTCAACTCGCCAGGGGAGTTTGCCAGCGCGATCGCACCCGAACTCGGCCCTGCCATTACCGATCAGGTCAAAAATAATGCGAACTCCATGATCGATGCGCTCTACCCAATTATCGGTAGCACGATTGCCAAGTATATCGCCGAAGCAATTCGCAATATTAATGAAAAAGTCGAACATACCCTGAGTTTTGAGGGTATGTTCCGCAAGATCCGCGCTAAATTCCAAGGTATCTCAGAAGCAGAGCTACTGCTCAAAGAAGCGATCGGTTTTCAAGTCCAGGCAGTATTTTTAATTCACAAGGTTTCCGGCCTGGTAATTGCTGAAGCTCAGCCAGCGCAGGAACGCGCGCTAGAATCAGACATGATTGCTGGAATGTTAACTGCAATTCGTAATTTTGCCAACGATTGTATTGTTACTTCAGATCGCACTTCCGAACTAGATGCGATTGACTACGGCAGCTTCAAGATTCTGCTAGAAGTAGCTGGTTCCTGTTACCTGGCGATCGTGGTAGAAGGCGAACCCCCACTAAAATTCATTCATAAAGCGCGGCGTACGCTCGGCAAAATCGTACGGGAATATCACGGTCAGATCGATCGCTTTGAAGGCGATTCGGCAACAGTTCCTCAGCCAATTGCCCCAACGATCGCCGAACTAATAGAAAGCCACATCCAGCAAAAAACCAAGCAATCTCAAGGTCTGTGGATTTTGTTGGGGTTGATATTCACCCTGGTCATTGTCCCTTGGGGCTGGTGGCAATATCGCCAGAATGTCGAACGTCGCTTGGCAGAGCAAGTATCGCAGGCATTACTAGCTACGCCAGAGCTATCGGTCTACCAACTCAGTGTCAGGGCGGAGCAGGAGCGAGTGACTTTGCAAGGGCGCGTCCCCAATTCATACCTGCGCTCCTTAGCAGAGCAAGTCACCAAAACTGCTGTTCGAGATCGCAGTGTTGACAATCAAATTATTGCCGTCCAGATCCCTGCCGACCCAACCCAAACAGCCGCCGAGATAGAACGGGCGATCGCGACATTTAATCAACGAGAGGGCACAAAAATTAAAGCTACCTACGCTAAGGGCAAAGTAACCGTTGCAGGCAGCGTGAGCGATCGGCTCGATGCCGAGCAGATCTCCCAAAGTTTGGCTCGCATCCCTGGCGTAGAGAAGGTTGTGACTGCGGTTGAGGCTACCCTGCCTATCGTGAAAGCGCAAATTTTCTTTAAGCTCGAATCAGCACAACTGGAACCAAAAGAAGCAGGGAACATTAAACAAGTTAGCGATTTCCTCAAGCGCCATCCCGCATATCATCTCCGAATTATTGGCGGAAGTGATAATATTGGTTCTACCGAGACAAACCAGCTATTAGCGCTAGAAAGGGCGCAGGCGGTTAGAGCAGCTTTGATCGCACAAGGTGTAGAGCAGCATCGTTTGCAAGCAGTTTCTCGACCAACTTTAAGCATTAGCGAGGACAAGCCTCGCTCGACTGACAGGCGTGTAGAATTTGAGGTAGTTCAACCTGGTGCTCGCAATAATTTGCAATGA
- a CDS encoding Rab family GTPase — protein MSAIAKKICLVGDFGVGKTSLIRRFVDRSFSDRYLSTVGVKISRKLVELSGEGAQGSTSVQLVIWDLEGDTKFKAISATHLQGASGIIIVSDVTRYETVENARSHIDLCAKIDPKSWVVVALNKADLIDAEQMVKFTKLCNFTDRPLVIGTYQTSAKTGEAVDLIFQQLAAKMILPA, from the coding sequence ATGTCCGCCATAGCAAAAAAAATTTGCCTCGTTGGCGACTTCGGCGTGGGCAAAACTAGCCTGATTCGTCGGTTTGTCGATCGCTCCTTTAGCGATCGGTATTTGTCCACCGTAGGGGTAAAAATATCGCGCAAATTAGTCGAACTGTCGGGGGAGGGCGCGCAAGGCTCCACTAGCGTACAACTTGTGATTTGGGACTTGGAAGGTGACACTAAATTTAAAGCGATCTCGGCTACGCACCTTCAAGGTGCATCAGGTATAATCATTGTCTCAGATGTGACCCGCTACGAGACGGTGGAAAATGCGCGCAGTCACATCGACCTCTGTGCCAAGATCGATCCTAAGTCCTGGGTAGTTGTGGCATTAAATAAAGCCGATCTGATCGATGCCGAACAAATGGTTAAATTTACCAAACTCTGCAACTTTACAGATCGACCACTGGTAATTGGTACTTACCAAACCTCAGCCAAGACAGGAGAAGCTGTGGACTTGATTTTCCAACAGCTAGCCGCCAAAATGATCTTACCCGCCTAG
- a CDS encoding response regulator, with the protein MRPLLRKLLAPRQMEYLIIDRSFQIKEVSVGMKRFAETDDALPEGSDARDSFPEFIGLEEVLDDIVQGYRASFELKGITRGDKTNRFQAIYFDVTIIADDDGELLGDRLIVLFEDVTERMELEQALVQRGNEASLLLSALNTAHDYLGKIIISIADALLVTNASGKIKTANPAAQTIFGYSEAELIGQHISAVTPLQELWQRAQQAYEFGQADLLLHMETNCVTRTGRQTAIAFSCSLITSNEDDRHDFIYIGHDITERKQAEEKLKAARAIAESASQSKSLFLASMSHEIRTPMNAVLGMTELLLDTPLSMEQHDFVENIRTSGDALLNLINEILDLSKLEAGEMKLENLEFDLRSCVEEVVELLAPQAQSKGLEIINWIKNDVPDRVLGDRNRLRQVITNLMGNAIKFTSEGEVMVRVEMRSHHGNTDTVHFSIIDTGIGIAPEQRNKLFVPFSQVDASTTRKYGGTGLGLAICKQIVEIMHGEIGIASNLGSDVERGSIFWFTLPFQRPNNSGLQPGNPANITRMVGKRLLVVDDNANSRSAIAELLTRWQVQVDLAASATDAIAALRSSLTEQRFYDSALIDLEMPDLDGIALGRQIKATPEFASLPLILLTATHQMDITRQAVGTCFRDYTFKPVRSSRLLDVLERTLGIGNADNTANPSLTSTQTPPKSNLRILLAEDNPTNQKVAVKLLEKLGYRVEIAVNGQEVLTRLEQKTYDLILMDCQMPIVDGYAATQEIRRREGDRSHTIIIAMTANAMKEDRDKCIAAGMDDYVSKPISKDQIQAVLQKWGN; encoded by the coding sequence ATGCGTCCCTTATTAAGAAAATTACTGGCTCCACGCCAGATGGAGTATTTGATTATCGACCGAAGCTTTCAGATCAAGGAGGTTTCGGTGGGTATGAAAAGGTTTGCGGAAACTGACGATGCCCTGCCAGAAGGCAGCGATGCGCGGGACAGTTTCCCCGAATTCATAGGATTGGAAGAAGTTCTGGACGATATCGTGCAAGGGTATAGAGCTTCGTTTGAACTCAAAGGCATAACCAGGGGTGACAAGACCAATCGATTTCAAGCCATCTACTTTGATGTCACGATTATTGCCGATGATGATGGGGAACTACTAGGGGACCGCTTGATTGTCCTGTTTGAAGATGTGACAGAGCGCATGGAACTGGAGCAAGCTTTGGTACAGAGGGGAAATGAAGCCAGTTTGCTATTAAGCGCGCTCAACACCGCCCACGACTATTTGGGCAAGATTATTATCTCCATCGCAGATGCACTGCTAGTTACTAATGCTAGTGGGAAAATTAAAACTGCTAACCCTGCGGCTCAAACCATATTTGGCTATAGCGAAGCCGAGTTGATCGGCCAGCATATCTCTGCGGTAACGCCATTGCAGGAGCTGTGGCAGAGAGCGCAACAAGCTTACGAGTTCGGTCAAGCCGATTTGCTCTTGCATATGGAAACTAATTGCGTAACTCGTACGGGCAGACAAACAGCGATCGCTTTCTCCTGCTCTTTAATTACCTCCAACGAAGATGACAGGCACGACTTTATTTACATCGGCCACGATATTACCGAACGCAAACAAGCTGAGGAAAAATTGAAGGCAGCAAGGGCGATCGCCGAGTCCGCCTCCCAATCCAAGAGCTTATTTTTGGCGAGCATGAGCCATGAAATTCGCACGCCGATGAATGCAGTGCTGGGCATGACGGAATTACTGCTAGATACCCCCCTCAGCATGGAACAGCACGACTTTGTCGAGAATATCCGCACTAGCGGTGATGCTTTATTGAACTTGATTAATGAAATTCTGGATCTGTCGAAGCTGGAAGCAGGTGAGATGAAACTAGAAAATCTGGAGTTCGATCTAAGATCCTGCGTAGAAGAAGTGGTAGAACTACTGGCTCCCCAAGCCCAAAGTAAAGGATTAGAAATTATCAACTGGATTAAGAACGACGTACCGGATCGGGTTTTGGGCGATCGCAATCGGCTCAGGCAGGTAATTACTAACTTAATGGGCAATGCCATTAAATTTACTTCAGAGGGCGAAGTGATGGTGCGCGTGGAAATGCGATCGCATCATGGCAACACCGATACTGTTCACTTCTCAATTATAGATACGGGCATAGGCATCGCTCCCGAACAACGAAATAAGCTGTTCGTGCCCTTTTCACAGGTTGATGCTTCTACAACTCGCAAGTACGGCGGCACGGGGCTGGGTCTGGCAATTTGCAAGCAAATTGTGGAAATTATGCACGGTGAAATTGGTATTGCGAGCAATTTGGGCTCTGATGTAGAACGTGGCTCGATATTTTGGTTTACGCTTCCATTCCAGCGCCCCAATAATTCTGGACTGCAACCCGGCAACCCGGCAAATATTACTCGCATGGTTGGTAAGCGCCTGCTGGTCGTAGATGACAATGCCAATAGCCGTAGCGCGATCGCTGAATTATTGACACGTTGGCAGGTACAGGTCGATCTCGCTGCCAGTGCGACAGACGCAATCGCTGCCCTGCGTAGTAGTTTGACCGAGCAACGTTTCTACGATTCCGCCCTGATCGATCTAGAAATGCCGGATCTAGATGGAATTGCGCTCGGACGGCAAATTAAAGCGACACCTGAATTTGCATCTCTACCGCTAATCCTGCTAACCGCAACTCACCAGATGGATATCACTCGTCAAGCAGTGGGTACGTGTTTTAGAGATTATACGTTTAAGCCAGTGAGATCGTCGCGGCTACTGGATGTATTGGAGAGAACCCTAGGCATAGGTAATGCCGATAATACGGCTAACCCATCGCTAACTTCTACCCAAACACCCCCAAAATCTAATTTACGCATTCTCTTAGCCGAAGATAACCCCACCAATCAAAAAGTAGCAGTCAAGCTGCTAGAAAAGCTAGGTTACAGGGTTGAAATTGCGGTCAACGGTCAGGAAGTACTGACACGTTTAGAGCAAAAAACCTACGATCTGATTCTGATGGACTGCCAAATGCCGATCGTGGACGGTTACGCCGCCACGCAGGAAATCCGCCGTCGCGAGGGCGATCGCTCTCACACGATAATTATCGCCATGACCGCTAATGCCATGAAAGAAGACCGAGACAAGTGCATCGCCGCTGGCATGGACGACTACGTGAGCAAGCCGATCTCCAAGGATCAGATTCAGGCAGTTCTACAAAAGTGGGGAAATTAA
- a CDS encoding serine/threonine-protein kinase: MLKGLEVSSNIIVSYCVNPNCPRPENSDQDSICAACGSSLRLRDRYKAMRPLGKGGFGATFLAADEGLPGHPTCVIKQLRPNSQSPSVLKMARELFEREAFTLGKIGNHPQIPRLLDYFVEDKNFYLVQEYVEGETLKQEFERRGIFSEVDIRKILQEIMPALGFIHDCGVIHRDIKPANIIRRKQDGQLVLIDFGAVSTQVNKATAAEDSDEEDPGGLLTNFAIGTPGFAPPEQMAMRPVYSSDLYAVAMSCLYLLTGRSPKDFGHDPYTGQINWRSQIQVSAHLTAVFDRMLRPTVTERFRTASEVVQALSGGGASPTAPTETPDSAAPTPILSSISVASPQNRTAPLPNSRIQAARNLASSQAGNTQFNVDSTQGYTRFGKDLRGGRKVIAEYSHGKRNFASLDLAKASLASATLTGIVLSRSKLTETDFCQANLVGASFQGSIMTQAKLNGANLSQAKMQRAILTKADLGGACLAQADLREATLQFAYLSKADLTGANLSGANLKGAYLSQANLRGANLCGADLKGAKVTDEQLATAKTNWSTIRPDGSKRLF, translated from the coding sequence ATGCTGAAGGGATTAGAAGTTAGCAGTAATATTATTGTGAGCTATTGCGTTAATCCGAATTGTCCTAGACCCGAAAACTCCGACCAGGATAGCATTTGTGCTGCCTGTGGTTCGAGCCTGAGATTGCGCGATCGCTATAAAGCCATGCGTCCGCTTGGTAAGGGGGGGTTTGGGGCAACCTTCCTCGCTGCGGACGAGGGCTTACCTGGGCATCCCACCTGCGTGATCAAGCAGTTGCGTCCCAACTCGCAGTCGCCCAGCGTTCTCAAAATGGCACGCGAGTTGTTTGAACGCGAAGCCTTTACATTAGGAAAAATTGGCAACCATCCCCAAATTCCTCGCCTGCTTGACTATTTTGTTGAAGACAAAAATTTCTACCTGGTTCAGGAATATGTAGAAGGGGAAACGCTAAAGCAAGAATTCGAGCGTCGCGGTATTTTTAGCGAGGTTGATATTCGCAAGATTTTACAAGAAATTATGCCCGCGCTTGGATTCATCCACGATTGCGGCGTGATCCATCGCGATATTAAACCCGCTAATATCATCCGGCGCAAACAAGATGGCCAGTTGGTGTTAATTGACTTTGGGGCTGTATCGACCCAGGTGAATAAGGCCACTGCAGCAGAAGACTCGGACGAAGAAGATCCTGGCGGACTTTTGACTAACTTTGCAATCGGGACTCCAGGCTTTGCTCCGCCAGAGCAGATGGCAATGCGACCCGTGTACTCTAGCGATCTTTATGCTGTCGCTATGAGTTGTTTGTATCTGCTTACAGGGCGATCGCCCAAGGATTTCGGCCACGATCCTTATACCGGTCAAATTAATTGGCGATCGCAAATCCAGGTTAGCGCCCATCTCACGGCTGTGTTCGATCGAATGTTGCGGCCTACTGTTACCGAGCGATTTCGGACAGCATCCGAAGTTGTACAAGCATTAAGTGGTGGTGGAGCCTCCCCCACCGCTCCTACAGAAACCCCTGATTCTGCCGCACCAACACCAATTTTGTCATCCATTTCTGTGGCTTCTCCGCAGAATCGTACAGCGCCACTACCTAATTCGCGCATCCAGGCTGCTCGCAACCTGGCTAGTTCGCAAGCAGGTAACACTCAGTTCAACGTTGATTCTACGCAGGGCTACACCAGATTTGGCAAAGACCTTAGAGGAGGGCGCAAGGTAATTGCAGAGTACAGTCACGGCAAGCGTAACTTTGCTAGCCTGGACTTGGCAAAAGCTTCATTGGCTAGCGCTACCCTCACAGGTATTGTTCTAAGTCGCTCTAAGCTGACCGAGACAGATTTTTGTCAAGCAAACCTTGTGGGCGCAAGCTTTCAGGGCTCGATCATGACCCAAGCTAAACTGAACGGGGCAAATTTATCGCAGGCAAAAATGCAACGAGCCATTCTCACTAAAGCCGACCTTGGTGGTGCTTGTCTGGCACAAGCAGATCTCAGAGAGGCGACTTTACAGTTCGCCTACTTGAGCAAAGCCGATCTCACCGGTGCCAATCTCAGCGGTGCCAACCTCAAAGGTGCTTACCTCAGTCAAGCTAACCTGCGAGGTGCTAATCTCTGCGGTGCCGATCTCAAAGGTGCCAAGGTAACTGACGAGCAATTAGCTACGGCAAAAACGAACTGGAGTACGATCCGTCCTGACGGCAGCAAGCGTTTGTTTTAA